Proteins found in one Quercus robur chromosome 2, dhQueRobu3.1, whole genome shotgun sequence genomic segment:
- the LOC126716049 gene encoding uncharacterized protein LOC126716049 isoform X6, translating to MFEGKELGNGLVEEERELSKSSTNKVDPGKPALLTWQRKLNSEGSALSEFTLSLKERVQMAPILFRMWHHVREEAAKGNGVAINLFAKRLVTSCHGIPLGGIGSGSIGRSYRGEFQRWQLFPRKCEEKPVLANQFSVFVKRSSGEKYSTVLCPGSPEVLKETDVSGIGSWDWNLNGGNSTYHALFPRSWTVYEGEPDPELKMVCRQISPVIPHNYKESSFPVSVFTFTLYNSGKTAADVTLLFTWANSVGGLSEFSGQHFNSKIMMKDGVHGVLLHHKTANERPPVTFAIAAEETDGVHVSKCPYFVISGNSQGITAKDMWQEIKEYGSFDRLSSMETSVPSEPGSSIGAAIAASLTIPSNAVRSVTFSLAWDCPEVNFSSGKTYYRRYTKFYGTRGDAAAKIAHYAILENGHWESQIDAWQRPILEDKRFPEWYPITLFNELYYLNSGGTIWTDGSPPVHNLASIVQKKFSLDNSRPGLKDIIDVPHQNDTASDILERMTSVLDQIHTTTSSNSAFGPNLLQKGEENIGQFLYLEGIEYHMWNTYDVHFYSSFALVMLFPKLELSIQRDFAAAVMMHDPSRMKILCDGEWVGRKVLGAVPHDIGMNDPWFEVNAYSLYNTDRWKDLNSKFVLQVYRDVVATGDKNFAQAVWPSVYVAMAYMEQFDKDGDGMIENEGFPDQTYDTWSVSGVSAYSGGLWVAALQATSAMAREVGDKASEDYFWFKFQKAKAAYDKLWNGSYFNYDSSGRSSSSSVQADQLAGQWYARACGLLPIVDEDKAKSALEKVFNYNVLKWKNGRWGAVNGMLPDGNVDMSSMQSREIWSGVTYAVAAAMIHEDMIDMAFQTAFGVYEAAWSKEGLGYSFQTPEAWNNKDQYRSICYMRPLAIWAMQWALTRPNLLDAEVRQEVKEDSMFVHRCGFSKVACLLKLPEEGKSRSLLQALYEFALTKVGI from the exons GCTCCAATATTATTTCGGATGTGGCACCATGTCCGAGAAGAGGCTGCTAAAGGAAAT GGGGTTGCTATCAATCTATTTGCTAAACGCCTTGTAACTTCTTGTCATGGCATTCCCTTAGGTGGTATAGG CTCAGGCAGCATAGGAAGGAGTTACAGAGGTGAGTTTCAGCGCTGGCAACTATTCCCTAGAAAATGTGAAGAGAAACCAGTTTTAGCAAATCAATTTTCG GTTTTTGTTAAGCGCTCAAGTGGTGAAAAATATTCAACAGTGTTGTGCCCAGGGAGCCCAGAGGTGCTTAA AGAAACTGATGTTTCAGGGATTGGATCTTGGGACTGGAATCTGAATGGAGGCAACTCTACGTATCATGCTTTATTCCCAAGGTCATGGACTGTATATGAGG GAGAACCTGATCCGGAACTTAAAATGGTTTGTCGTCAAATTTCACCTGTTATCCCCCATAATTACAAGGAGAGCAGCTTCCCTGTATCAGTTTTTACTTTCACG CTGTACAATTCTGGAAAGACTGCTGCAGATGTTACCTTGCTTTTCACATGGGCA AATTCTGTTGGGGGGCTTTCTGAATTTTCTGGTCAGCActtcaattcaaaaataat GATGAAGGATGGTGTGCATGGTGTACTTCTACATCACAA GACTGCAAATGAACGCCCACCTGTGACTTTTGCAATTGCAGCAGAGGAGACTGATGGTGTTCATGTCTCTAAGTGCCCTTACTTTGTGATATCCGGTAACTCTCAGGGTATCACTGCAAAAGACATGTGGCAGGAAATCAAGGAG TATGGTTCCTTTGACCGCCTTAGTTCCATGGAAACGTCAGTGCCTTCAGAACCAGGATCATCTATTGGGGCAGCCATTGCTGCTTCTCTTACAATTCCTTCGAATGCAGTACGTTCTGTAACATTTTCATTGGCATGGGACTGCCCTGAAGTAAACTTTTCGAGTGGAAAAACTTATTACAG GCGTTACACTAAATTCTATGGTACCCGTGGGGATGCTGCTGCAAAGATTGCACATTATGCTATTCTTG AGAATGGCCATTGGGAGTCCCAGATAGATGCATGGCAAAGACCTATTCTTGAAGACAAGAGGTTTCCTGAATG GTACCCTATAACTCTCTTCAATGAGCTCTATTATCTTAATTCAGGGGGGACAATTTGGACAG ATGGATCACCGCCGGTTCATAATTTAGCAAGCATTGTACAAAAGAAGTTTTCCCTTGATAATTCCAGGCCAGGTTTGAAAGACATAATTGATGTACCCCATCAAAATGATACCGCTAGTGATATTCTTGAAAGGATGACTTCAGTACTTGATCAAATCCACACCACAACTTCATCAAACTCTGCATTTGGGCCAAATCTTCTTcagaaaggagaagaaaacaTTGGGCAATTCCTTTATCTTGAAGGTATTGAATATCACATGTGGAACACTTACGATGTCCATTTCTACTCATCTTTTGCATTAGTCATGCTTTTTCCAAAACTTGAACTTAGCATCCAAAGAGACTTTGCAGCGGCAGTAATGATGCATGATCCCAGtaggatgaaaattttatgTGATGGAGAGTGGGTTGGTAGAAAGGTGCTTGGAGCTGTTCCTCATGATATTGGAATGAATGACCCATGGTTTGAAGTAAATGCTTATAGCCTTTATAACACTGACAGGTGGAAAGActtgaattcaaaatttgtcCTTCAAGTTTATAGGGATGTGGTTGCCACAGGTGATAAGAATTTTGCACAAGCTGTTTGGCCCTCTGTTTATGTTGCAATGGCTTATATGGAACAATTTGACAAGGATGGAGATGGGATGATTGAGAACGAAGGCTTCCCTGATCAAACTTATGATACATGGTCTGTCTCTGGTGTGAGTGCATACAGTGGAGGGTTGTGGGTGGCAGCCTTGCAGGCTACATCTGCCATGGCACGTGAAGTAGGTGATAAGGCATCTGAGGATTACTTTTGGTTTAAGTTTCAGAAAGCAAAAGCCGCGTATGATAAATTATGGAATGGTTCTTACTTCAATTATGACAGCAGTGGCAGAAGTTCAAGTTCATCCGTTCAAGCTGATCAATTAGCTGGACAATG GTATGCTAGAGCATGCGGTCTTTTACCAATTGTTGACGAAGACAAGGCCAAAAGTGCACTAGAAAAGGTCTTTAATTACAATGTCTTAAAGTGGAAGAATGGAAGGTGGGGAGCTGTCAATGGGATGTTACCTGATGGGAATGTTGACATGTCATCCATGCAATCAAGAGAAATATGGTCTGGAGTCACATATGCTGTTGCTGCAGCAATGATCCATGAAGATATGATTGATATGGCATTTCAGACTGCATTTGGAGTCTACGAAGCTGCATGGTCTAAAGAAGGACTTGG TTATTCTTTTCAAACTCCGGAAGCTTGGAACAACAAGGACCAATACAGATCTATATGTTACATGCGCCCTTTGGCCATATGGGCCATGCAGTGGGCACTAACGAGACCAAACCTTCTTGACGCAGAGGTGAGACAAGAAGTGAAGGAAGATTCTATGTTTGTGCACCGTTGTGGGTTCTCAAAAGTTGCTTGCCTTTTAAAGTTGCCTGAAGAGGGAAAGTCTAGAAGTCTTTTACAGGCTTTATATGAGTTCGCCTTGACTAAGGTTGGGATTTAA
- the LOC126716049 gene encoding uncharacterized protein LOC126716049 isoform X11 yields the protein MAPILFRMWHHVREEAAKGNGVAINLFAKRLVTSCHGIPLGGIGSGSIGRSYRGEFQRWQLFPRKCEEKPVLANQFSVFVKRSSGEKYSTVLCPGSPEVLKETDVSGIGSWDWNLNGGNSTYHALFPRSWTVYEGNRLVENLIRNLKWFVVKFHLLSPIITRRAASLYQFLLSRCTILERLLQMLPCFSHGQYVSFSCVHHFQIYVLWFHTYNSVGGLSEFSGQHFNSKIMMKDGVHGVLLHHKTANERPPVTFAIAAEETDGVHVSKCPYFVISGNSQGITAKDMWQEIKEYGSFDRLSSMETSVPSEPGSSIGAAIAASLTIPSNAVRSVTFSLAWDCPEVNFSSGKTYYRRYTKFYGTRGDAAAKIAHYAILENGHWESQIDAWQRPILEDKRFPEWYPITLFNELYYLNSGGTIWTDGSPPVHNLASIVQKKFSLDNSRPGLKDIIDVPHQNDTASDILERMTSVLDQIHTTTSSNSAFGPNLLQKGEENIGQFLYLEGIEYHMWNTYDVHFYSSFALVMLFPKLELSIQRDFAAAVMMHDPSRMKILCDGEWVGRKVLGAVPHDIGMNDPWFEVNAYSLYNTDRWKDLNSKFVLQVYRDVVATGDKNFAQAVWPSVYVAMAYMEQFDKDGDGMIENEGFPDQTYDTWSVSGVSAYSGGLWVAALQATSAMAREVGDKASEDYFWFKFQKAKAAYDKLWNGSYFNYDSSGRSSSSSVQADQLAGQWYARACGLLPIVDEDKAKSALEKVFNYNVLKWKNGRWGAVNGMLPDGNVDMSSMQSREIWSGVTYAVAAAMIHEDMIDMAFQTAFGVYEAAWSKEGLGYSFQTPEAWNNKDQYRSICYMRPLAIWAMQWALTRPNLLDAEVRQEVKEDSMFVHRCGFSKVACLLKLPEEGKSRSLLQALYEFALTKVGI from the exons GCTCCAATATTATTTCGGATGTGGCACCATGTCCGAGAAGAGGCTGCTAAAGGAAAT GGGGTTGCTATCAATCTATTTGCTAAACGCCTTGTAACTTCTTGTCATGGCATTCCCTTAGGTGGTATAGG CTCAGGCAGCATAGGAAGGAGTTACAGAGGTGAGTTTCAGCGCTGGCAACTATTCCCTAGAAAATGTGAAGAGAAACCAGTTTTAGCAAATCAATTTTCG GTTTTTGTTAAGCGCTCAAGTGGTGAAAAATATTCAACAGTGTTGTGCCCAGGGAGCCCAGAGGTGCTTAA AGAAACTGATGTTTCAGGGATTGGATCTTGGGACTGGAATCTGAATGGAGGCAACTCTACGTATCATGCTTTATTCCCAAGGTCATGGACTGTATATGAGGGTAATCGTTTAGTG GAGAACCTGATCCGGAACTTAAAATGGTTTGTCGTCAAATTTCACCTGTTATCCCCCATAATTACAAGGAGAGCAGCTTCCCTGTATCAGTTTTTACTTTCACG CTGTACAATTCTGGAAAGACTGCTGCAGATGTTACCTTGCTTTTCACATGGGCAGTATGTCTCCTTTTCATGTGTTCatcactttcaaatttatgtcCTTTGGTTCCATACATAT AATTCTGTTGGGGGGCTTTCTGAATTTTCTGGTCAGCActtcaattcaaaaataat GATGAAGGATGGTGTGCATGGTGTACTTCTACATCACAA GACTGCAAATGAACGCCCACCTGTGACTTTTGCAATTGCAGCAGAGGAGACTGATGGTGTTCATGTCTCTAAGTGCCCTTACTTTGTGATATCCGGTAACTCTCAGGGTATCACTGCAAAAGACATGTGGCAGGAAATCAAGGAG TATGGTTCCTTTGACCGCCTTAGTTCCATGGAAACGTCAGTGCCTTCAGAACCAGGATCATCTATTGGGGCAGCCATTGCTGCTTCTCTTACAATTCCTTCGAATGCAGTACGTTCTGTAACATTTTCATTGGCATGGGACTGCCCTGAAGTAAACTTTTCGAGTGGAAAAACTTATTACAG GCGTTACACTAAATTCTATGGTACCCGTGGGGATGCTGCTGCAAAGATTGCACATTATGCTATTCTTG AGAATGGCCATTGGGAGTCCCAGATAGATGCATGGCAAAGACCTATTCTTGAAGACAAGAGGTTTCCTGAATG GTACCCTATAACTCTCTTCAATGAGCTCTATTATCTTAATTCAGGGGGGACAATTTGGACAG ATGGATCACCGCCGGTTCATAATTTAGCAAGCATTGTACAAAAGAAGTTTTCCCTTGATAATTCCAGGCCAGGTTTGAAAGACATAATTGATGTACCCCATCAAAATGATACCGCTAGTGATATTCTTGAAAGGATGACTTCAGTACTTGATCAAATCCACACCACAACTTCATCAAACTCTGCATTTGGGCCAAATCTTCTTcagaaaggagaagaaaacaTTGGGCAATTCCTTTATCTTGAAGGTATTGAATATCACATGTGGAACACTTACGATGTCCATTTCTACTCATCTTTTGCATTAGTCATGCTTTTTCCAAAACTTGAACTTAGCATCCAAAGAGACTTTGCAGCGGCAGTAATGATGCATGATCCCAGtaggatgaaaattttatgTGATGGAGAGTGGGTTGGTAGAAAGGTGCTTGGAGCTGTTCCTCATGATATTGGAATGAATGACCCATGGTTTGAAGTAAATGCTTATAGCCTTTATAACACTGACAGGTGGAAAGActtgaattcaaaatttgtcCTTCAAGTTTATAGGGATGTGGTTGCCACAGGTGATAAGAATTTTGCACAAGCTGTTTGGCCCTCTGTTTATGTTGCAATGGCTTATATGGAACAATTTGACAAGGATGGAGATGGGATGATTGAGAACGAAGGCTTCCCTGATCAAACTTATGATACATGGTCTGTCTCTGGTGTGAGTGCATACAGTGGAGGGTTGTGGGTGGCAGCCTTGCAGGCTACATCTGCCATGGCACGTGAAGTAGGTGATAAGGCATCTGAGGATTACTTTTGGTTTAAGTTTCAGAAAGCAAAAGCCGCGTATGATAAATTATGGAATGGTTCTTACTTCAATTATGACAGCAGTGGCAGAAGTTCAAGTTCATCCGTTCAAGCTGATCAATTAGCTGGACAATG GTATGCTAGAGCATGCGGTCTTTTACCAATTGTTGACGAAGACAAGGCCAAAAGTGCACTAGAAAAGGTCTTTAATTACAATGTCTTAAAGTGGAAGAATGGAAGGTGGGGAGCTGTCAATGGGATGTTACCTGATGGGAATGTTGACATGTCATCCATGCAATCAAGAGAAATATGGTCTGGAGTCACATATGCTGTTGCTGCAGCAATGATCCATGAAGATATGATTGATATGGCATTTCAGACTGCATTTGGAGTCTACGAAGCTGCATGGTCTAAAGAAGGACTTGG TTATTCTTTTCAAACTCCGGAAGCTTGGAACAACAAGGACCAATACAGATCTATATGTTACATGCGCCCTTTGGCCATATGGGCCATGCAGTGGGCACTAACGAGACCAAACCTTCTTGACGCAGAGGTGAGACAAGAAGTGAAGGAAGATTCTATGTTTGTGCACCGTTGTGGGTTCTCAAAAGTTGCTTGCCTTTTAAAGTTGCCTGAAGAGGGAAAGTCTAGAAGTCTTTTACAGGCTTTATATGAGTTCGCCTTGACTAAGGTTGGGATTTAA
- the LOC126716049 gene encoding uncharacterized protein LOC126716049 isoform X13 — MFEGKELGNGLVEEERELSKSSTNKVDPGKPALLTWQRKLNSEGSALSEFTLSLKERVQMAPILFRMWHHVREEAAKGNGVAINLFAKRLVTSCHGIPLGGIGSGSIGRSYRGEFQRWQLFPRKCEEKPVLANQFSVFVKRSSGEKYSTVLCPGSPEVLKETDVSGIGSWDWNLNGGNSTYHALFPRSWTVYEGEPDPELKMVCRQISPVIPHNYKESSFPVSVFTFTLYNSGKTAADVTLLFTWANSVGGLSEFSGQHFNSKIMMKDGVHGVLLHHKTANERPPVTFAIAAEETDGVHVSKCPYFVISGNSQGITAKDMWQEIKEYGSFDRLSSMETSVPSEPGSSIGAAIAASLTIPSNAVRSVTFSLAWDCPEVNFSSGKTYYRRYTKFYGTRGDAAAKIAHYAILENGHWESQIDAWQRPILEDKRFPEWYPITLFNELYYLNSGGTIWTDGSPPVHNLASIVQKKFSLDNSRPGLKDIIDVPHQNDTASDILERMTSVLDQIHTTTSSNSAFGPNLLQKGEENIGQFLYLEGIEYHMWNTYDVHFYSSFALVMLFPKLELSIQRDFAAAVMMHDPSRMKILCDGEWVGRKVLGAVPHDIGMNDPWFEVNAYSLYNTDRWKDLNSKFVLQVYRDVVATGDKNFAQAVWPSVYVAMAYMEQFDKDGDGMIENEGFPDQTYDTWSVSGVSAYSGGLWVAALQATSAMAREVGDKASEDYFWFKFQKAKAAYDKLWNGSYFNYDSSGRSSSSSVQADQLAGQWYARACGLLPIVDEDKAKSALEKVFNYNVLKWKNGRWGAVNGMLPDGNVDMSSMQSREIWSGVTYAVAAAMIHEDMIDMAFQTAFGVYEAAWSKEGLG, encoded by the exons GCTCCAATATTATTTCGGATGTGGCACCATGTCCGAGAAGAGGCTGCTAAAGGAAAT GGGGTTGCTATCAATCTATTTGCTAAACGCCTTGTAACTTCTTGTCATGGCATTCCCTTAGGTGGTATAGG CTCAGGCAGCATAGGAAGGAGTTACAGAGGTGAGTTTCAGCGCTGGCAACTATTCCCTAGAAAATGTGAAGAGAAACCAGTTTTAGCAAATCAATTTTCG GTTTTTGTTAAGCGCTCAAGTGGTGAAAAATATTCAACAGTGTTGTGCCCAGGGAGCCCAGAGGTGCTTAA AGAAACTGATGTTTCAGGGATTGGATCTTGGGACTGGAATCTGAATGGAGGCAACTCTACGTATCATGCTTTATTCCCAAGGTCATGGACTGTATATGAGG GAGAACCTGATCCGGAACTTAAAATGGTTTGTCGTCAAATTTCACCTGTTATCCCCCATAATTACAAGGAGAGCAGCTTCCCTGTATCAGTTTTTACTTTCACG CTGTACAATTCTGGAAAGACTGCTGCAGATGTTACCTTGCTTTTCACATGGGCA AATTCTGTTGGGGGGCTTTCTGAATTTTCTGGTCAGCActtcaattcaaaaataat GATGAAGGATGGTGTGCATGGTGTACTTCTACATCACAA GACTGCAAATGAACGCCCACCTGTGACTTTTGCAATTGCAGCAGAGGAGACTGATGGTGTTCATGTCTCTAAGTGCCCTTACTTTGTGATATCCGGTAACTCTCAGGGTATCACTGCAAAAGACATGTGGCAGGAAATCAAGGAG TATGGTTCCTTTGACCGCCTTAGTTCCATGGAAACGTCAGTGCCTTCAGAACCAGGATCATCTATTGGGGCAGCCATTGCTGCTTCTCTTACAATTCCTTCGAATGCAGTACGTTCTGTAACATTTTCATTGGCATGGGACTGCCCTGAAGTAAACTTTTCGAGTGGAAAAACTTATTACAG GCGTTACACTAAATTCTATGGTACCCGTGGGGATGCTGCTGCAAAGATTGCACATTATGCTATTCTTG AGAATGGCCATTGGGAGTCCCAGATAGATGCATGGCAAAGACCTATTCTTGAAGACAAGAGGTTTCCTGAATG GTACCCTATAACTCTCTTCAATGAGCTCTATTATCTTAATTCAGGGGGGACAATTTGGACAG ATGGATCACCGCCGGTTCATAATTTAGCAAGCATTGTACAAAAGAAGTTTTCCCTTGATAATTCCAGGCCAGGTTTGAAAGACATAATTGATGTACCCCATCAAAATGATACCGCTAGTGATATTCTTGAAAGGATGACTTCAGTACTTGATCAAATCCACACCACAACTTCATCAAACTCTGCATTTGGGCCAAATCTTCTTcagaaaggagaagaaaacaTTGGGCAATTCCTTTATCTTGAAGGTATTGAATATCACATGTGGAACACTTACGATGTCCATTTCTACTCATCTTTTGCATTAGTCATGCTTTTTCCAAAACTTGAACTTAGCATCCAAAGAGACTTTGCAGCGGCAGTAATGATGCATGATCCCAGtaggatgaaaattttatgTGATGGAGAGTGGGTTGGTAGAAAGGTGCTTGGAGCTGTTCCTCATGATATTGGAATGAATGACCCATGGTTTGAAGTAAATGCTTATAGCCTTTATAACACTGACAGGTGGAAAGActtgaattcaaaatttgtcCTTCAAGTTTATAGGGATGTGGTTGCCACAGGTGATAAGAATTTTGCACAAGCTGTTTGGCCCTCTGTTTATGTTGCAATGGCTTATATGGAACAATTTGACAAGGATGGAGATGGGATGATTGAGAACGAAGGCTTCCCTGATCAAACTTATGATACATGGTCTGTCTCTGGTGTGAGTGCATACAGTGGAGGGTTGTGGGTGGCAGCCTTGCAGGCTACATCTGCCATGGCACGTGAAGTAGGTGATAAGGCATCTGAGGATTACTTTTGGTTTAAGTTTCAGAAAGCAAAAGCCGCGTATGATAAATTATGGAATGGTTCTTACTTCAATTATGACAGCAGTGGCAGAAGTTCAAGTTCATCCGTTCAAGCTGATCAATTAGCTGGACAATG GTATGCTAGAGCATGCGGTCTTTTACCAATTGTTGACGAAGACAAGGCCAAAAGTGCACTAGAAAAGGTCTTTAATTACAATGTCTTAAAGTGGAAGAATGGAAGGTGGGGAGCTGTCAATGGGATGTTACCTGATGGGAATGTTGACATGTCATCCATGCAATCAAGAGAAATATGGTCTGGAGTCACATATGCTGTTGCTGCAGCAATGATCCATGAAGATATGATTGATATGGCATTTCAGACTGCATTTGGAGTCTACGAAGCTGCATGGTCTAAAGAAGGACTTGGGTGA
- the LOC126716049 gene encoding uncharacterized protein LOC126716049 isoform X1 — MFEGKELGNGLVEEERELSKSSTNKVDPGKPALLTWQRKLNSEGSALSEFTLSLKERVQMAPILFRMWHHVREEAAKGNGVAINLFAKRLVTSCHGIPLGGIGSGSIGRSYRGEFQRWQLFPRKCEEKPVLANQFSVFVKRSSGEKYSTVLCPGSPEVLKETDVSGIGSWDWNLNGGNSTYHALFPRSWTVYEGNRLVENLIRNLKWFVVKFHLLSPIITRRAASLYQFLLSRCTILERLLQMLPCFSHGQYVSFSCVHHFQIYVLWFHTYNSVGGLSEFSGQHFNSKIMMKDGVHGVLLHHKTANERPPVTFAIAAEETDGVHVSKCPYFVISGNSQGITAKDMWQEIKEYGSFDRLSSMETSVPSEPGSSIGAAIAASLTIPSNAVRSVTFSLAWDCPEVNFSSGKTYYRRYTKFYGTRGDAAAKIAHYAILENGHWESQIDAWQRPILEDKRFPEWYPITLFNELYYLNSGGTIWTDGSPPVHNLASIVQKKFSLDNSRPGLKDIIDVPHQNDTASDILERMTSVLDQIHTTTSSNSAFGPNLLQKGEENIGQFLYLEGIEYHMWNTYDVHFYSSFALVMLFPKLELSIQRDFAAAVMMHDPSRMKILCDGEWVGRKVLGAVPHDIGMNDPWFEVNAYSLYNTDRWKDLNSKFVLQVYRDVVATGDKNFAQAVWPSVYVAMAYMEQFDKDGDGMIENEGFPDQTYDTWSVSGVSAYSGGLWVAALQATSAMAREVGDKASEDYFWFKFQKAKAAYDKLWNGSYFNYDSSGRSSSSSVQADQLAGQWYARACGLLPIVDEDKAKSALEKVFNYNVLKWKNGRWGAVNGMLPDGNVDMSSMQSREIWSGVTYAVAAAMIHEDMIDMAFQTAFGVYEAAWSKEGLGYSFQTPEAWNNKDQYRSICYMRPLAIWAMQWALTRPNLLDAEVRQEVKEDSMFVHRCGFSKVACLLKLPEEGKSRSLLQALYEFALTKVGI; from the exons GCTCCAATATTATTTCGGATGTGGCACCATGTCCGAGAAGAGGCTGCTAAAGGAAAT GGGGTTGCTATCAATCTATTTGCTAAACGCCTTGTAACTTCTTGTCATGGCATTCCCTTAGGTGGTATAGG CTCAGGCAGCATAGGAAGGAGTTACAGAGGTGAGTTTCAGCGCTGGCAACTATTCCCTAGAAAATGTGAAGAGAAACCAGTTTTAGCAAATCAATTTTCG GTTTTTGTTAAGCGCTCAAGTGGTGAAAAATATTCAACAGTGTTGTGCCCAGGGAGCCCAGAGGTGCTTAA AGAAACTGATGTTTCAGGGATTGGATCTTGGGACTGGAATCTGAATGGAGGCAACTCTACGTATCATGCTTTATTCCCAAGGTCATGGACTGTATATGAGGGTAATCGTTTAGTG GAGAACCTGATCCGGAACTTAAAATGGTTTGTCGTCAAATTTCACCTGTTATCCCCCATAATTACAAGGAGAGCAGCTTCCCTGTATCAGTTTTTACTTTCACG CTGTACAATTCTGGAAAGACTGCTGCAGATGTTACCTTGCTTTTCACATGGGCAGTATGTCTCCTTTTCATGTGTTCatcactttcaaatttatgtcCTTTGGTTCCATACATAT AATTCTGTTGGGGGGCTTTCTGAATTTTCTGGTCAGCActtcaattcaaaaataat GATGAAGGATGGTGTGCATGGTGTACTTCTACATCACAA GACTGCAAATGAACGCCCACCTGTGACTTTTGCAATTGCAGCAGAGGAGACTGATGGTGTTCATGTCTCTAAGTGCCCTTACTTTGTGATATCCGGTAACTCTCAGGGTATCACTGCAAAAGACATGTGGCAGGAAATCAAGGAG TATGGTTCCTTTGACCGCCTTAGTTCCATGGAAACGTCAGTGCCTTCAGAACCAGGATCATCTATTGGGGCAGCCATTGCTGCTTCTCTTACAATTCCTTCGAATGCAGTACGTTCTGTAACATTTTCATTGGCATGGGACTGCCCTGAAGTAAACTTTTCGAGTGGAAAAACTTATTACAG GCGTTACACTAAATTCTATGGTACCCGTGGGGATGCTGCTGCAAAGATTGCACATTATGCTATTCTTG AGAATGGCCATTGGGAGTCCCAGATAGATGCATGGCAAAGACCTATTCTTGAAGACAAGAGGTTTCCTGAATG GTACCCTATAACTCTCTTCAATGAGCTCTATTATCTTAATTCAGGGGGGACAATTTGGACAG ATGGATCACCGCCGGTTCATAATTTAGCAAGCATTGTACAAAAGAAGTTTTCCCTTGATAATTCCAGGCCAGGTTTGAAAGACATAATTGATGTACCCCATCAAAATGATACCGCTAGTGATATTCTTGAAAGGATGACTTCAGTACTTGATCAAATCCACACCACAACTTCATCAAACTCTGCATTTGGGCCAAATCTTCTTcagaaaggagaagaaaacaTTGGGCAATTCCTTTATCTTGAAGGTATTGAATATCACATGTGGAACACTTACGATGTCCATTTCTACTCATCTTTTGCATTAGTCATGCTTTTTCCAAAACTTGAACTTAGCATCCAAAGAGACTTTGCAGCGGCAGTAATGATGCATGATCCCAGtaggatgaaaattttatgTGATGGAGAGTGGGTTGGTAGAAAGGTGCTTGGAGCTGTTCCTCATGATATTGGAATGAATGACCCATGGTTTGAAGTAAATGCTTATAGCCTTTATAACACTGACAGGTGGAAAGActtgaattcaaaatttgtcCTTCAAGTTTATAGGGATGTGGTTGCCACAGGTGATAAGAATTTTGCACAAGCTGTTTGGCCCTCTGTTTATGTTGCAATGGCTTATATGGAACAATTTGACAAGGATGGAGATGGGATGATTGAGAACGAAGGCTTCCCTGATCAAACTTATGATACATGGTCTGTCTCTGGTGTGAGTGCATACAGTGGAGGGTTGTGGGTGGCAGCCTTGCAGGCTACATCTGCCATGGCACGTGAAGTAGGTGATAAGGCATCTGAGGATTACTTTTGGTTTAAGTTTCAGAAAGCAAAAGCCGCGTATGATAAATTATGGAATGGTTCTTACTTCAATTATGACAGCAGTGGCAGAAGTTCAAGTTCATCCGTTCAAGCTGATCAATTAGCTGGACAATG GTATGCTAGAGCATGCGGTCTTTTACCAATTGTTGACGAAGACAAGGCCAAAAGTGCACTAGAAAAGGTCTTTAATTACAATGTCTTAAAGTGGAAGAATGGAAGGTGGGGAGCTGTCAATGGGATGTTACCTGATGGGAATGTTGACATGTCATCCATGCAATCAAGAGAAATATGGTCTGGAGTCACATATGCTGTTGCTGCAGCAATGATCCATGAAGATATGATTGATATGGCATTTCAGACTGCATTTGGAGTCTACGAAGCTGCATGGTCTAAAGAAGGACTTGG TTATTCTTTTCAAACTCCGGAAGCTTGGAACAACAAGGACCAATACAGATCTATATGTTACATGCGCCCTTTGGCCATATGGGCCATGCAGTGGGCACTAACGAGACCAAACCTTCTTGACGCAGAGGTGAGACAAGAAGTGAAGGAAGATTCTATGTTTGTGCACCGTTGTGGGTTCTCAAAAGTTGCTTGCCTTTTAAAGTTGCCTGAAGAGGGAAAGTCTAGAAGTCTTTTACAGGCTTTATATGAGTTCGCCTTGACTAAGGTTGGGATTTAA